In the genome of Carnobacterium viridans, one region contains:
- the typA gene encoding translational GTPase TypA translates to MKKRENLRNVAIIAHVDHGKTTLVDELLKQSDTLDARNQLAERAMDSNALEQERGITILAKNTAVKYKDTHINILDTPGHADFGGEVERIMKMVDGVVLVVDSYEGTMPQTRFVLKKALEQKVVPIVVVNKIDKDSARPAEVVDEVLELFIELGADDDQLDFPVIYASAMNGTSSLSDDKNDQEPTMAHVFDTILEKIPAPIDNSDEPLQFQVSLLDYNDYVGRIGIGRVFRGTIKVGDSVTLSKLDGSTKNFRVTKLFGFFGLQRVEIDEAKAGDLIAVSGMEDIFVGETVTPVNHVDPLPILHIDEPTLQMTFLVNNSPFAGREGKWVTSRKIEERLMSELHTDVSLRIDPTDSPDAWIVSGRGELHLSILIENMRREGYELQVSRPEVILRDFDGVQCEPFELVQIDTPEEYMGSIIESLSARKGEMKDMVNNGNGQVKLTFLAPARGLIGYSTEFLSMTRGYGIMNHTFDQYLPRLKTKIGGRRNGALVSTETGKATTYGIMGVEDRGTIFIEPTTEIYEGMIVGENSRENDITVNITKAKQKTNVRSANKDQTNVIKAPRHLTLEESLEFLGDDEYCEITPENVRLRKQVLNKNEREKSAKKNKASQN, encoded by the coding sequence CGATGAATTATTAAAGCAATCAGATACATTAGATGCACGTAACCAATTGGCAGAACGTGCAATGGACTCAAATGCTTTAGAACAAGAACGTGGAATTACAATTTTAGCTAAAAACACTGCTGTTAAATATAAAGATACTCATATCAACATCTTGGATACACCAGGCCATGCTGACTTTGGTGGAGAAGTTGAACGTATTATGAAAATGGTTGATGGTGTAGTTTTAGTTGTCGATTCTTATGAAGGTACAATGCCTCAAACACGTTTTGTATTGAAAAAAGCTTTGGAACAAAAAGTTGTTCCTATCGTAGTAGTAAACAAAATCGATAAAGATTCAGCTCGTCCTGCAGAAGTAGTAGACGAAGTATTAGAATTATTTATTGAATTAGGTGCCGATGATGATCAATTAGATTTCCCAGTTATTTATGCGTCAGCAATGAATGGAACATCTAGTTTATCAGATGATAAAAATGATCAAGAACCAACAATGGCTCATGTCTTTGATACAATTCTTGAAAAAATCCCTGCTCCAATTGATAACTCTGACGAACCTTTACAATTCCAAGTATCGTTATTGGATTACAACGACTATGTTGGACGTATTGGTATCGGACGTGTATTCCGTGGAACAATCAAAGTTGGAGATTCTGTAACATTAAGTAAATTAGACGGATCAACTAAAAACTTCCGTGTAACAAAACTTTTTGGATTCTTCGGATTGCAACGTGTAGAAATCGATGAAGCAAAAGCTGGAGATTTAATTGCAGTTTCTGGTATGGAAGATATCTTCGTTGGGGAAACTGTTACACCAGTTAACCATGTAGATCCATTACCAATCCTTCATATTGATGAACCAACATTGCAAATGACTTTCTTAGTAAACAACTCACCTTTTGCAGGTCGCGAAGGTAAATGGGTAACTTCACGTAAAATTGAAGAACGCTTAATGTCTGAGTTGCATACAGACGTTTCATTACGTATTGATCCTACTGATTCTCCAGATGCATGGATCGTTTCAGGTCGTGGAGAATTGCATTTATCAATTCTTATTGAAAACATGCGTCGTGAAGGTTACGAATTGCAAGTTTCTCGTCCAGAAGTTATCTTAAGAGACTTTGATGGCGTTCAATGTGAACCATTTGAATTAGTTCAAATCGATACTCCTGAAGAATACATGGGTTCAATCATTGAATCTTTAAGTGCTCGTAAAGGTGAAATGAAAGATATGGTCAATAATGGAAATGGTCAAGTTAAATTGACTTTCTTAGCTCCAGCTCGCGGATTGATCGGATACTCTACTGAGTTTCTTTCAATGACACGTGGATACGGAATTATGAACCATACATTTGATCAATACTTGCCACGTTTAAAAACTAAAATTGGTGGTCGTCGTAATGGTGCTTTAGTTTCAACTGAAACTGGAAAAGCAACAACTTACGGTATCATGGGTGTTGAAGATCGTGGTACAATCTTTATTGAACCAACAACTGAAATTTATGAAGGAATGATCGTTGGAGAAAATTCTCGTGAAAATGACATCACTGTTAATATCACGAAAGCTAAACAAAAAACTAACGTACGTTCTGCTAATAAAGACCAAACTAACGTAATTAAAGCACCTCGTCATTTAACACTTGAAGAATCATTAGAATTCTTAGGTGATGATGAATACTGTGAAATTACTCCTGAAAATGTTCGTTTACGTAAACAAGTTTTAAATAAAAATGAACGTGAAAAATCTGCTAAGAAAAATAAAGCGTCACAAAACTAA